From one Staphylococcus kloosii genomic stretch:
- a CDS encoding YwpF-like family protein, whose product MKTFKAVRFQIVSENGGVTEYELEDGVIINKESSGTGWLLELVIPDYHYDTMKSYMDNETLLDIRVVITRPSNDPALFDATIKHITKLNGSISVVFECHIYTLRQVYAESLLEQLVDEGLSGDELKTSFNRLMQSKPRLKDEKPDKH is encoded by the coding sequence ATGAAAACATTTAAAGCTGTTAGATTCCAAATCGTTTCAGAAAACGGTGGTGTAACTGAATATGAGTTGGAAGATGGCGTAATCATTAATAAAGAAAGTAGTGGTACTGGGTGGCTGTTAGAACTTGTCATACCAGATTATCATTATGATACTATGAAATCATATATGGATAATGAAACTTTGTTAGATATTCGTGTGGTCATTACCCGCCCATCAAATGACCCAGCTTTATTTGATGCGACTATTAAACACATCACGAAATTAAACGGATCAATTTCGGTCGTTTTTGAATGTCATATTTATACTTTACGACAAGTATATGCCGAAAGCTTATTAGAACAACTTGTAGATGAAGGATTATCAGGAGACGAATTAAAAACTTCTTTCAATAGATTAATGCAATCTAAACCTCGTCTAAAAGATGAAAAACCAGATAAACATTAA
- a CDS encoding single-stranded DNA-binding protein, protein MINNIVVVGRLTKDPQLFSKDETDYVSLCLAIDRPSKRNEQQQNCDFLFCKAFGNNAKNIHRYLSKGALVGVTGHMRSSKYEKEGQMHFVTEIIIDTIKFMSPKVKQQQNPLIEPCDQDATDLTFSLN, encoded by the coding sequence ATGATAAATAATATAGTTGTCGTCGGACGACTAACTAAAGATCCACAGTTATTTAGTAAAGACGAAACAGACTATGTCTCATTATGTCTCGCAATAGATAGACCATCTAAGCGCAATGAGCAACAGCAAAATTGTGATTTTTTATTTTGTAAGGCTTTTGGAAATAATGCTAAAAATATCCACCGTTACTTATCTAAAGGCGCACTTGTAGGTGTAACAGGCCACATGCGTTCTTCTAAATATGAAAAAGAAGGGCAAATGCATTTCGTTACTGAAATCATTATTGATACAATCAAATTTATGTCTCCAAAGGTTAAACAACAGCAAAACCCACTTATTGAACCATGCGATCAAGATGCTACTGATTTAACATTCTCCTTGAATTAA
- a CDS encoding transglycosylase family protein: MKKTLLTSTIVVGLGVTGLATGHHANAAETTGANHAHLAQLAQNNPSELNAKPVQEGSYNINFDQDNTNYQFSSNGQNWSWSYNGYGNQAANTQQEQPQQNEQPQQNEQAQQQSQQPEQQEQTQQSTQTQEQPKQQQAPQTESTQQPQQESTSSSNDSSSSDDSGSSVNVNSHLKQIAQRESGGDIHATNASTGASGKYQFLQTTWDSVAPEQYKGKPASSAPESVQDKAAVKLYNTEGASQWVTA; the protein is encoded by the coding sequence ATGAAAAAAACATTACTAACTTCAACTATAGTAGTAGGATTAGGCGTAACAGGATTAGCAACAGGACATCATGCAAATGCAGCAGAAACAACTGGAGCTAACCATGCGCACTTAGCACAATTAGCACAAAATAACCCTTCTGAATTAAATGCAAAACCAGTTCAAGAAGGTTCATATAATATTAACTTTGATCAAGACAACACTAACTATCAATTCTCTTCAAATGGCCAAAACTGGTCTTGGAGTTATAACGGATATGGTAATCAAGCAGCTAATACTCAACAAGAACAACCACAACAAAATGAACAACCACAACAAAATGAGCAAGCACAACAACAATCACAACAACCAGAACAACAAGAACAAACTCAACAAAGTACTCAAACTCAAGAGCAACCAAAACAACAACAAGCACCACAAACTGAATCAACTCAACAACCACAACAAGAATCTACTTCAAGTTCAAATGATTCAAGTTCAAGTGACGACAGTGGTTCTTCAGTAAACGTTAACAGTCACTTAAAACAAATTGCTCAACGTGAATCAGGTGGCGACATCCATGCTACAAATGCATCAACTGGTGCATCAGGTAAATATCAATTCTTACAAACTACATGGGATTCAGTAGCACCTGAACAATATAAAGGTAAACCAGCTTCATCAGCACCAGAATCAGTACAAGATAAAGCAGCAGTTAAATTATACAATACTGAAGGTGCTTCACAATGGGTAACTGCATAA
- the tenA gene encoding thiaminase II, with product MTFSQDLRTAAQPILEKIYNDNFVQHMLAGDLSAEAARFYLRADASYLKEFANIYALLIPKVSTMEDVKFLVEQIQFIVDGEVEAHEIIANYIGEDYNDIVQEKVWPPSGDHYIKHMYYNAFSKENAAHTIAAMAPCPYVYQYIARKAVKDDALNKDCILAKWFEFYSTEMEELVNVFDKLLDKLTANISQQECDAIKESYLQSTVHEQNFFNMAYVQESWDFGGNNNE from the coding sequence ATGACATTTTCACAAGATTTAAGAACAGCAGCACAACCTATATTAGAAAAAATATATAATGACAACTTCGTTCAACATATGCTTGCAGGTGATTTATCAGCAGAAGCAGCAAGATTTTATTTAAGAGCTGATGCATCTTATTTAAAAGAGTTTGCCAATATCTATGCATTACTAATTCCAAAAGTTTCTACAATGGAAGACGTTAAGTTTTTGGTAGAACAAATTCAATTTATTGTAGATGGTGAAGTTGAAGCGCATGAAATAATAGCAAATTATATAGGTGAAGATTACAATGACATTGTACAAGAAAAAGTGTGGCCACCAAGTGGAGACCATTATATAAAACATATGTATTATAATGCTTTTAGCAAAGAAAATGCTGCGCATACGATAGCAGCGATGGCACCTTGTCCTTATGTTTATCAATATATCGCGCGTAAAGCAGTAAAAGATGATGCTTTAAATAAAGACTGTATTTTAGCTAAATGGTTCGAATTTTATAGTACAGAAATGGAAGAACTGGTAAATGTTTTCGATAAATTATTAGATAAACTAACAGCAAATATTTCACAACAAGAATGCGATGCTATTAAAGAGAGCTATTTACAAAGTACAGTGCATGAACAAAACTTTTTCAACATGGCATATGTACAAGAATCATGGGATTTTGGAGGAAATAACAATGAATAA
- the thiD gene encoding bifunctional hydroxymethylpyrimidine kinase/phosphomethylpyrimidine kinase, producing the protein MNKPKIALTIAGTDPSGGAGVMADLKSFHACGVYGMAAITSIVAQNTKGVQHIHNLDPQWLAEQLDSVYDDELPHALKTGMIASKEMMELIQSYIAQHPEIPYVIDPVMLAKSGDSLMDDEGKNNLKSILLPLATVATPNIPEAEEITGLTIKNEADIYKAGQIFINEIGSKGVVIKGGHANDDTQNSTDYLFIKDEVYKFTEARYDTPHTHGTGCTFSAVITAELAKGKSIYEAVQKAKKFIALAIQYTPEIGQGRGPVNHFAYMKKEGLDDE; encoded by the coding sequence ATGAATAAACCTAAAATAGCACTAACAATTGCAGGAACTGACCCATCTGGCGGAGCAGGTGTTATGGCAGATTTAAAATCTTTTCATGCCTGTGGTGTATATGGTATGGCTGCTATAACAAGTATCGTGGCGCAAAATACAAAAGGTGTGCAACACATTCATAATTTAGATCCACAATGGTTGGCAGAACAATTAGATAGTGTATATGATGATGAATTACCACATGCTTTAAAGACAGGTATGATTGCATCTAAAGAAATGATGGAACTTATTCAATCATATATAGCTCAACATCCAGAAATTCCATACGTTATTGACCCAGTTATGCTCGCAAAAAGTGGTGATTCACTTATGGATGACGAAGGCAAAAATAATTTGAAGTCTATTTTATTACCACTTGCTACTGTAGCTACGCCTAATATTCCTGAGGCTGAAGAAATTACTGGATTAACAATTAAAAATGAAGCCGATATATATAAAGCTGGACAAATATTTATAAACGAAATTGGTAGTAAAGGCGTTGTTATAAAAGGTGGTCATGCGAATGATGACACACAAAATTCAACAGATTATTTATTTATAAAAGATGAAGTATACAAATTTACTGAAGCACGATATGATACGCCACATACTCATGGCACAGGTTGTACATTTTCTGCCGTTATTACTGCTGAATTAGCAAAAGGTAAATCAATATATGAAGCGGTACAAAAAGCTAAGAAATTTATAGCACTAGCAATTCAGTATACGCCTGAAATAGGACAAGGTCGTGGCCCAGTGAACCATTTTGCCTATATGAAAAAGGAGGGATTAGATGATGAATAA
- the thiM gene encoding hydroxyethylthiazole kinase, translating to MNNLATIRQQNPLVVCYTNDVVKNFTANGLLSLGASPAMSEAPEEAEDFFKVASSLLINIGTLNKSQSQDMLKIARIANKSAVPIVFDPVAVGASQFRKTFCHQFLAEVDVTVIKGNASEILALIDDDATMKGTDSAENLDVIDIAQRAQKKFNTTIVITGKEDIIAQEDKIIKLSNGSQMLTKITGAGCLLGGVIASFLNRSLAPSIESVIEAVSIFNIAAEQAESKTSPQGPGSFLTRFVDKLYTIEHSEYMQLRQLEEV from the coding sequence ATGAATAATTTAGCAACGATTCGTCAACAAAATCCTTTAGTCGTGTGTTACACGAATGATGTAGTGAAAAATTTTACTGCTAACGGATTATTGAGTTTAGGCGCTAGTCCAGCTATGAGTGAAGCACCTGAAGAAGCAGAAGATTTTTTTAAAGTCGCATCATCACTATTAATTAATATTGGGACGCTTAACAAATCTCAAAGTCAAGATATGTTGAAAATCGCACGAATTGCTAATAAATCAGCTGTACCAATCGTTTTTGATCCAGTAGCAGTAGGCGCTTCACAGTTTAGAAAAACATTTTGTCATCAATTTTTAGCAGAAGTAGATGTAACTGTTATTAAAGGTAATGCTTCTGAGATTTTAGCTTTAATTGATGATGATGCTACAATGAAAGGTACAGATAGTGCAGAAAATTTAGATGTTATAGATATTGCTCAACGTGCACAGAAAAAATTTAATACAACAATCGTAATTACAGGTAAAGAAGATATTATTGCGCAAGAAGACAAAATAATAAAATTATCTAATGGCTCACAGATGTTAACTAAAATAACAGGTGCAGGCTGTTTATTAGGTGGCGTTATAGCTAGCTTTTTAAATCGTAGTTTAGCGCCATCTATTGAAAGCGTAATTGAAGCTGTCTCAATTTTTAATATAGCTGCAGAACAAGCAGAGAGTAAAACTTCACCACAAGGACCTGGATCATTTTTAACACGCTTTGTAGATAAGTTATATACGATTGAACACTCTGAATATATGCAGTTAAGACAATTAGAAGAGGTGTAA
- the thiE gene encoding thiamine phosphate synthase, with translation MFQPDDLRLYFICGTQDISDERNIVDVVKEALAAGITMFQFREKGKGTLIGEDKELLAIKLKELCHSYNVPFIVNDDVSLAIAIDADGIHVGQDDEDVEHFAQQFQHKIIGLSVGNIEEYQHSNLAHVDYIGVGPMFPTSSKDDANAPVGPEMITQLREKLQDFPMVGIGGISLANYKEVMDAKANGVSVISAIAQSDDIKSTVHHFLQYVD, from the coding sequence ATGTTCCAACCAGATGATTTAAGACTATATTTCATTTGTGGTACTCAAGATATAAGCGATGAACGTAATATCGTGGACGTAGTAAAAGAGGCTTTAGCTGCAGGTATCACAATGTTCCAATTTAGAGAAAAAGGCAAAGGGACATTAATTGGTGAGGACAAAGAATTACTTGCTATAAAACTAAAAGAGTTATGTCATTCTTATAATGTTCCATTTATAGTAAATGATGACGTTTCACTAGCAATCGCAATTGATGCTGATGGTATTCATGTTGGACAAGATGATGAAGACGTGGAACATTTTGCACAGCAATTTCAACATAAAATAATAGGTTTAAGTGTAGGTAATATTGAAGAGTATCAGCATTCTAACCTAGCACATGTTGACTATATTGGAGTAGGACCAATGTTTCCGACTTCTTCAAAAGATGACGCAAATGCACCCGTAGGTCCTGAAATGATTACACAACTTCGAGAAAAACTTCAAGATTTCCCAATGGTAGGCATTGGGGGTATTTCGTTAGCTAACTATAAAGAAGTAATGGACGCTAAAGCCAATGGTGTATCAGTGATTTCAGCTATCGCACAAAGTGATGATATTAAATCAACAGTCCACCATTTTTTACAATATGTTGATTAA
- the yidC gene encoding membrane protein insertase YidC, translated as MKKKALLPLLLGVMVFLAGCDYSKPSNRNGFFFNTFVEPMDKLIHWLGTSFNNDYGLAIVVIVIAIRLVLLPFMLSNYRNSHMMREKMKVAKPDIDAVQEKVKRSRTQEEKMAANQEMMEVYKKYDMNPMKSMLGCLPVLIQMPVIMGLYFVLKFPSNGGFTDHPNFLWFDLSKPDIWITIIAGVLYFLQAYVSSLSMPNEQRQMGYMMMVISPIMIVWISLSSASALGLYWSVSAAFLIIQTHFANIYYSRVAKREVAPMLEAMNKDKNGDGNKAKNTQVVSKKAKKK; from the coding sequence ATGAAGAAAAAAGCGCTATTACCTTTACTTTTGGGAGTAATGGTCTTTCTAGCAGGATGTGACTACTCTAAACCGAGCAACAGAAATGGTTTCTTCTTTAATACATTTGTTGAACCAATGGACAAATTAATACATTGGTTAGGGACTAGTTTTAATAATGACTATGGTTTAGCAATTGTCGTTATTGTAATTGCAATTCGTTTAGTTTTATTACCATTCATGTTATCAAATTATAGAAATAGTCATATGATGCGAGAAAAAATGAAGGTAGCTAAACCTGACATTGATGCTGTGCAAGAGAAAGTGAAACGTTCTCGTACACAAGAAGAAAAAATGGCTGCCAATCAAGAAATGATGGAAGTTTATAAAAAATACGATATGAACCCAATGAAGAGCATGTTAGGTTGTTTACCAGTATTAATTCAAATGCCAGTCATTATGGGATTATATTTCGTCTTGAAATTCCCATCTAACGGTGGATTTACTGATCACCCTAATTTCTTATGGTTTGATTTATCAAAACCAGACATTTGGATCACAATTATAGCTGGTGTGTTATACTTCTTACAAGCTTATGTATCAAGCTTAAGTATGCCAAATGAACAACGTCAAATGGGTTACATGATGATGGTTATTTCTCCAATCATGATTGTATGGATTTCATTAAGCTCTGCTTCAGCACTTGGCTTATATTGGTCAGTCAGTGCCGCATTCTTGATTATACAAACGCATTTTGCGAACATCTACTACTCAAGAGTTGCCAAAAGAGAAGTTGCTCCAATGTTAGAAGCAATGAACAAAGATAAAAATGGCGACGGTAACAAAGCAAAAAATACACAAGTTGTATCAAAAAAAGCTAAGAAAAAATAA
- a CDS encoding HD domain-containing protein translates to MNQEEQLDSARTFMTTFHNNDFSGHDIAHINRVERLALYLAEREQPVNTFIINMASLLHDTVDSKLTNNEEATHKLRTFLSSIQLNDKDSEAILHIINNMSYSHAKVHQTKLSKEGQIVRDADRLDALGAIGIARTFQFAGAYDEPMWSGDIDYESLINGNYNLAHLSPSAIKHFYEKLFNLKGLMHTKTAYVIAEKRHEFMQQFVHQFFEEW, encoded by the coding sequence ATGAACCAAGAAGAACAGCTTGATAGTGCCCGCACTTTTATGACTACTTTTCATAATAATGATTTTTCGGGACATGATATTGCGCATATTAATAGAGTTGAACGTTTAGCATTGTATTTAGCAGAGCGAGAGCAACCTGTTAATACCTTTATTATAAATATGGCAAGTCTTCTACATGATACGGTTGATTCAAAATTAACAAATAACGAAGAAGCTACGCATAAACTTCGTACGTTTTTATCATCAATTCAACTTAACGATAAAGATAGTGAAGCGATTCTTCACATCATTAATAATATGAGTTATAGTCATGCTAAAGTTCATCAAACAAAGTTATCAAAAGAAGGACAAATCGTTCGTGATGCCGATCGTTTAGATGCATTAGGTGCTATTGGTATTGCCCGCACTTTTCAGTTTGCAGGTGCTTATGATGAACCTATGTGGAGTGGTGACATAGACTATGAATCCTTAATTAATGGCAATTATAACTTAGCTCATTTATCACCTTCTGCTATTAAACATTTTTATGAAAAACTATTTAATTTAAAAGGATTAATGCATACTAAAACGGCTTATGTTATAGCTGAAAAAAGACATGAATTTATGCAACAATTCGTGCATCAATTTTTCGAAGAATGGTAA
- the cls gene encoding cardiolipin synthase, with amino-acid sequence MMETWSIGLHHSNVVLNIIFISAFALNLIFAFTIIFLERRTAGAIWAWLLVLVLLPLLGFVLYLLFGRQIQRNHIFKIDEKDKIGIQMIVNEQLEALKNDNFSKGNHQIVKFKDMVQMLLYNNAAFLTTDNDVTIYTDGRKKFDALLEDIHNAKDYIHIQYYIFRHDNLGKSILAALEQKLDEGLEVKMLYDDMGSRSLSIKDFKSFRQKGGKVEAFFPSKLPLINLRMNNRNHRKIVVIDGKIGYVGGFNVGDEYLGLKKKFGYWRDTHLRIVGDAVNALQLRYMLDWNAQATRSNLSYQDRYFPDVNYDGNIGIQIASSGPDEEWEQIKYGYLKMISSAKKSIFIQSPYFIPDQAFLDAVKIAALGGVNVNIMIPDKPDHPFVYWATYNNVASLLDAGVNIFQYRDGFLHSKCVIIDDEVASVGTTNMDHRSFTLNFEINAFIYDTAVAKQLRGEFEKDLLVSYRLTKELYEQRSIWVKFKEGIARLLSPIL; translated from the coding sequence ATGATGGAAACGTGGTCAATCGGACTTCATCATTCAAATGTCGTATTAAACATTATATTTATTAGTGCATTTGCTTTAAATTTAATATTTGCTTTTACAATTATATTTTTGGAAAGACGAACTGCTGGAGCAATTTGGGCTTGGCTTTTAGTCCTTGTTCTATTACCTTTATTAGGTTTCGTCTTGTATTTATTATTTGGACGACAAATTCAACGAAATCATATATTTAAAATAGATGAAAAAGACAAAATCGGCATCCAAATGATAGTAAATGAACAGTTAGAAGCATTAAAAAATGATAACTTTTCAAAAGGTAATCATCAAATTGTTAAATTTAAAGATATGGTGCAAATGCTTCTTTATAATAATGCTGCCTTTTTAACGACAGATAATGATGTAACGATTTATACAGATGGAAGAAAGAAATTCGATGCACTTCTTGAAGATATTCATAACGCTAAAGATTATATACATATTCAGTATTATATCTTTCGTCATGATAATTTAGGTAAAAGTATTTTAGCTGCATTGGAACAAAAACTAGATGAAGGTTTAGAAGTCAAAATGTTATATGATGATATGGGTTCGAGATCATTATCAATTAAAGACTTTAAATCATTTCGTCAAAAAGGTGGCAAGGTAGAGGCTTTCTTCCCTTCTAAACTGCCTTTAATAAATTTAAGAATGAACAATCGTAACCATAGAAAAATTGTCGTTATTGACGGCAAAATTGGTTATGTTGGCGGCTTTAATGTTGGTGACGAATATTTAGGACTAAAAAAGAAATTCGGTTATTGGAGAGACACTCACTTACGCATTGTAGGTGATGCAGTGAACGCACTGCAATTACGCTATATGCTCGATTGGAATGCTCAGGCAACACGTTCCAACTTAAGTTATCAAGACCGTTATTTCCCAGATGTCAATTACGACGGGAACATCGGTATACAAATCGCATCGAGTGGACCGGATGAGGAATGGGAGCAAATTAAATATGGCTATTTAAAAATGATTTCCTCTGCTAAAAAGAGTATTTTTATACAATCACCATATTTTATTCCAGATCAAGCCTTTTTAGATGCAGTGAAAATTGCCGCACTAGGTGGTGTAAATGTAAATATTATGATTCCTGACAAACCGGACCACCCTTTTGTTTACTGGGCAACTTATAATAACGTTGCAAGTTTATTAGATGCCGGTGTTAATATTTTCCAATATAGAGACGGCTTTTTACATTCTAAATGTGTCATCATTGATGATGAAGTTGCTAGTGTAGGTACGACTAATATGGATCATCGCAGTTTTACATTGAATTTTGAAATTAATGCTTTTATTTACGACACTGCAGTCGCAAAACAATTACGCGGAGAATTCGAAAAAGACCTTTTAGTATCATATAGACTTACAAAAGAACTATACGAACAACGTAGTATATGGGTTAAGTTTAAAGAAGGTATTGCCAGATTATTATCTCCAATTTTATAA
- the csoR gene encoding copper-sensing transcriptional repressor CsoR, protein MVETSQAHHSTQTKNNLKSRLNRIEGQVKAINRMIDEDVYCDDVLTQIRATRSALNSVATKLLDHHMKSCIMEKIDNGENEAAMEELLVTFQKLMKD, encoded by the coding sequence ATGGTAGAAACATCTCAAGCCCATCATTCTACACAGACTAAAAACAACTTAAAATCACGTTTAAATCGTATTGAAGGCCAAGTAAAAGCGATTAATCGTATGATTGATGAAGACGTATATTGTGATGATGTATTAACACAAATTAGAGCAACACGTTCAGCATTGAATAGTGTAGCTACAAAACTGCTAGATCATCATATGAAGAGTTGTATTATGGAAAAAATAGACAACGGTGAAAATGAAGCGGCTATGGAAGAATTGCTAGTTACGTTTCAAAAATTAATGAAAGACTGA
- the csoZ gene encoding putative copper chaperone CsoZ codes for METKVIFVAGLNTAKQAEALTKDLLNIIGVHQVHVDSHNSSIQVTFTTPANLNNIEKEIYDRGYTIIF; via the coding sequence ATGGAAACGAAAGTAATTTTTGTGGCAGGTCTAAATACTGCTAAGCAGGCAGAAGCACTAACAAAAGATTTATTAAATATAATTGGTGTTCATCAAGTTCATGTTGATAGTCACAATAGTTCTATTCAAGTCACTTTTACTACACCTGCCAATTTAAATAATATAGAAAAAGAAATTTATGATAGAGGGTATACAATAATCTTTTAA
- a CDS encoding Lmo0850 family protein yields MNKNNDKLQNVVKLLSSLGVNIKKTKSRFEVMHTLPTTVKTTNELK; encoded by the coding sequence ATGAATAAGAACAACGACAAATTACAAAACGTAGTTAAGCTATTATCATCATTAGGGGTAAACATAAAGAAAACTAAGTCAAGATTTGAAGTTATGCATACTTTACCAACTACTGTGAAAACCACTAACGAACTGAAATAG
- a CDS encoding FtsW/RodA/SpoVE family cell cycle protein, translating into MSNSRRSKEHSWMRRVDWILVGVIVILAIISVSIIHSAMGGGQYSSNFSERQIFYYVLGAIIAGLIMIVSPKKLIKYSYLLYFILCFALFVLIIIPETPFTPVINGAKSWYKLGPISVQPSEFMKIVLILALAKLVMKHNKFTFNKSLETDLKLLFKIIGMSLLPMALILLQNDLGTTLVLCAIIVGVIIVSGITWKLLAPLFLVVIAVGSSILLAMIYRPSLIESLLGVKTYQLGRISSWLDPYTYSSGDGYHLTESLKAIGSGQLLGKGFNHGEVYIPENHTDFIFSVIGEEFGFIGSVILLLIFLGLIFHLVRLATTDDSPFNKIFLIGYVSLLLFHILQNIGMTIQLLPITGIPLPFISYGGSSLWSLMCGIGVCLSIYYHQPKRFNEDTATTPLRQSTSN; encoded by the coding sequence ATGAGTAATTCACGTCGTTCAAAAGAACACAGTTGGATGCGACGCGTCGATTGGATTTTAGTTGGCGTTATCGTAATATTAGCTATAATTAGTGTGAGTATAATACATTCTGCTATGGGTGGCGGTCAATATAGCTCGAACTTTAGTGAAAGACAAATATTTTATTATGTGTTAGGTGCTATAATTGCCGGCTTAATAATGATTGTCTCTCCTAAAAAACTAATAAAGTACAGTTATTTATTATACTTTATATTATGTTTTGCTTTATTTGTCTTAATCATCATTCCAGAGACACCTTTTACTCCTGTAATCAATGGTGCCAAAAGTTGGTATAAATTAGGTCCAATCAGTGTCCAACCTTCTGAATTTATGAAAATAGTTTTGATATTAGCACTAGCGAAATTAGTAATGAAACATAACAAGTTTACTTTTAACAAATCGCTCGAAACAGATTTAAAATTATTATTTAAAATTATTGGTATGTCACTTTTACCAATGGCACTTATTTTGTTACAAAATGACTTGGGTACTACATTAGTACTTTGTGCAATTATAGTCGGTGTCATTATTGTCAGCGGTATTACTTGGAAATTGTTAGCACCGCTCTTTTTAGTCGTTATTGCCGTTGGTTCAAGTATTTTATTGGCTATGATTTATAGACCTTCATTAATAGAAAGCTTATTAGGAGTTAAAACTTATCAATTAGGAAGAATTAGTTCTTGGTTAGATCCTTATACTTATAGTAGTGGAGATGGGTATCATTTAACTGAATCATTAAAAGCGATTGGTTCGGGTCAATTGTTAGGTAAAGGCTTTAATCATGGCGAAGTCTATATTCCAGAAAACCACACTGACTTTATTTTTTCAGTAATAGGCGAAGAATTTGGTTTTATAGGTTCGGTTATTTTATTACTTATTTTCTTAGGATTAATCTTCCATTTAGTACGTCTGGCGACAACTGATGACAGCCCATTTAATAAGATTTTTCTTATTGGCTATGTTTCATTGTTATTATTCCATATTTTACAAAATATCGGTATGACTATTCAGTTGCTACCAATTACTGGTATTCCCTTACCGTTTATAAGTTATGGCGGTAGTTCGTTATGGAGTTTAATGTGTGGAATTGGTGTTTGTCTTTCTATTTATTATCACCAACCAAAGCGTTTTAACGAAGATACAGCTACTACGCCACTACGACAATCAACTTCAAATTAA